In the genome of Candidatus Edwardsbacteria bacterium, the window CGCACCGAAGCCATAATCCTAAAATCCCAAAACTGGTCGGAGACCAGCCGCATTGTCAGCGCCTTCACCCGGCAGTTCGGCCGGATGAAATTCATGGCCAAGGGCGCCCGCAAGCCCCGAAGCAGGTTCGGGGCTTCTTTCCAGCCCGGCGGCGTCTCCCAGATCGTCTTCTACCGCAGCCGGCATTCCGAACTGCACACCGTCTCCGAGACCGACGTGGTCTGGGATCCCTCGGCCCTGGCCGAGGGCGGCCGGATGAACCCGGCGGCAGTGGCCCTGGAGATGGGCTACAAGCTCACCGCTTTGGAATCGCCCAACCTGGCCTTTTATAAAAATCTTTCGGGTTTTCTGAAAGCACTGCCATCCTCCGGGGAAAGCCACAGCGAACTGCTGGGCTTTTTCCTGGCGGCCCTCAACAACCTGGGGCATTCCCCCCGGCTGGATTCCTGCGTCAAATGCCGCCGGGAGCTTAAAAGCGGCGCCCCGGTCTTCTCGGTGACCGAGGGCGGCTTCCTCTGCCCCCGCTGCCATGCCCCTGAGGGGGAATGCATTCTCCTGAAGCCGGCCCAATCTGCGGCCTTGTATCACTGGCACTCCACTGGAGATCTGTGCGACATCACCCGCCACGACGGAAAATGCCTGATCGAGACCCTGACCGCCTTCGTCAATCATCACATATCCGGCCGGACTAAACTCATCTGCGTGAAATATCTGGACTGACCTATTCCCCTCTCCCAATGCTTTGGGGGAGGGGACTTAATATTTCCCTTCCCGCATCGGGAAGGGGTAGGGGTTAGGTCAGTCATTCCCGAGAAATCGGGAATCCAGGAACCGGTCAGCCCCAATAATTGTAGGGGAGGGTTTTAAACCCTCCCCTATTAAAACACCAAGCCCCCGCCTATGGCGGGGGCTTTCGTATTTATCGACCTCATCCCTTCGCCCTTCTCTTCCCAAGAGAAGGGTTGGGTTGAGTTATTTTATTCCGCCAGGTATTTCAGTGAAAATTCCTCTCCGCTGATCCGTTGGTACAATTCGGGATAGGTATAGGTCCCGGAGGGCTTGATCACCTCGTCCAGCAAAAATTTGCCGAACTTTTTACCCTGGGCCATGATGTCATCCGTTTTATGGCGCTTTTTGAACACCTCCCTCAGCATATCGCAGGTCAGGTCGCCCATAAAATAATTGTGCAGGTAGATGGGATGGGTGGTATGGTGGATCCAGAATCCCCAGAGCGGCTCTTCGGCGTAAGGCTCCTCGCCCAGTATCTGCCGGTATATCTTCCAGTACAGTTGATGAACGTCGTCTATCGAGGTTATATTCTCCCGGTACAGGGCCTGATCGAACAGGATGGCCGGAACGGCTTCGATCCTGGTGGCCCGTTCCCAGCGTTTGAGATTGGCAAAATTCTCCGCTGCCTTTTCCCGGCCATCGCCGAAGAACTGTCCGAAGAACGATCCTTCGTAAAGGAAATCCTGAAAAAGGTTGGCGAACCCCTCGGAGACGATACCGCTGCCCCCCATGTTCAACAGCACCTCCCGGGGCTTCAGTAGAAAGGAGTGCAGGGCGTGCCCGGTCTCGTGCAGCAGAACACCGTATTCGTGATAGCGGTTCTCCACGTTGGCCAGTATCCGCGAATCGACCGCCGTCTGGATGGGAAAATTGTAGCCCCACTCCGACTTGTTGCGGCGGGGAAAGATGTCGTAGGTGATGTTGTGCAGGGTGATGTCCCACCCGAAGTTCAAAAAGAAGTCCCGAACCACATCGTAACAGGCCGACATGTCAACCCGGTGATTAAGTTCCGGGGCCAGTTGGGCGCTGATATAGGCGTCATCCCAAGGCTTGACGGCGCTGTCGCCAATAAATTTTTCACCGTATTCCGCCTTGATCTTTTTCATGGCCGGCAGTAATTTGACTATCTGTTCCGGCCAGCGGTCGAACATGTTTACATCCAACTCCTGCTGTTCCAGTTGGTAGGCCACGAAATTTTTGGCGCCGTAGAGCCGGGCATATTCTTTTCTTAAACCGATAAGTTCGGCAAACCCGGCCTGGAACAGCGGCTGGTTCACCTGGGCCCGGGCCAGGTAGGCCCTCTTTCTTTTCTCCCGGTCCGGCTCGCTGCGCAGGATCTGGGCAATCTCGGTGGAGCGGATCTCCCGGCCATCCAGGCTGGAGCGGTGGTTGTTAAGCACCTTGGACAGTTCGGTGGACAGTTTCTGGATCTCCAACTCCAGCTTGTTCATCTCGTCGGACAGGTGATAGGGCTTGAAGGCCTTGTACAGGATCTCTGTCCGGCGTTTATCCAGCGGCTCCAGGGCCATTGCTTTATGATCCAGAATGGCCTGATAGTTTTTCTGGTCCTTGAATACTTTGACCAGCTTCTGGTAGGCTTTTTGCGAGCCGAAGTCGTATCCGGTGGTATACTGGACCCATTCCAGCCGGGAATACTGGGCGGAGAGCTTCTCCAGCTTGCGGCCGATGGCGGTGATCTTTTTTATCTGGGACATTTGAGGCTCCTATTGTGTTTTTCAAAACCTATACACCGATTATACAAGGCCGGGCTATAAATGTCAAAACATTATCCCCAACGTCAACCTGACCCTGCGGGGCAGAGCATAAGCCGAGCTTTCGGGATAGCGCAATGAATTGTATGGGTCATTGACGTAGTCATTATAGGCGGCCACATAAGTGAGATAGAGTTCCTTGTCGTCGATCACCCCGTCGCCGTTAAGGTCCCGCCATTTGCTGTAATCAGGATTGGGATACCAGACGGTGTCTCCGACGGCATCGGTGGTGCCGGGAAGGCTATCCAGCACCATTTTCCCGGCAAAATCATCATAGTTGAGCGGCGTGCCATAGGCATCGGTCAGGCCGGTCTGGGGAAAGACCCCGGTGGCATTCCTCCTGTTGAAAAGATTCAATATTTCAAGCTCGATAGAAACTTTTGTTTTAGACAACGGAATGGTTTTAACCATCTTCAGGTCGGTATTGAATGTCCAGGGCATCCGTTCTGTGTTAATTTTTTCCAAAATACTGTAGGGAAATCCGCTGTAGGCAATATTAAACAGACTGATGGAAAGATCGGCCAGTGGCCGGGTTCCCAAAATCCGCGGCCCGAAGTCATGGTCAAAATCCCAGCCCATATTCAAGACGAACTTATGTCGCTGATCCCAATTGAGAAAACATTCGTTGATGTATCTGGGATCCAGAAAGAAATCCGCACACCCTGGGTCTGTCCCGCCTCCGTAGATGTAATAATTTGCAATTATTGTCGCCGAAGTAGTGTATTTGGCCACTTGCAGTGAATAATTGCCTTTAAGCGTGAATCCTTTTTCTAGAGGTTCTAATTCATAGGAGAGTTCCAAACCGCGAATATTGGCTTGGCGGTTGTTTTTATATCCAATGTAATTCAAACCAGTGCAAGTATCTTGTATATATGTGGTATCTATAAGATTATAAACATCCTTATAATACAAACTTAGGTCAAGCTCCGAGCTTCGGCCGAACCGCCGGGATATGCCAGCCTCATACGCTATGGTGTATGGTACGGAAAGCTCCGGATCCCCAATCAATGTATTTCCTCGGGCAATATTGACGCTTAACTGTTTGTACAGATAATCCCAGGACGGTTGTTGGACATACCGGCCGAAGTTCACCCGGAAAGAAGTGGACTGTGAGACCTTGTGCAGGAAACCCAGCCTCAGGCTGAACATGGTGGTGTCCCGGGCTTCAATGTAGGAGGCGGTATCGGTCAGGTTGAAGTTATCGGCCTTTTTCCCGGCATTGGGCATGAACCTATCCAGCCTGACCCCGGCGGTGAACACCAGGTCCTTCAACTCCAGCTTTTCCTGCAGATATATGGCCAGGTTGGCCGGATCGAAATCGTAATGATCCTTGAATGGATAGGCATTCCACGGCAGGGAATTCTCCTTGAGGTAGATACGGTATTTCTTGAGATCGATACCTCCCTCCAGGTTGTTCCTTTCGTTCAGTTGATGGTTCATCTTGAAATTCAGCCCGTTATAGCTGTCGGCCGTCTTCCGCCACAGCCGGGCCAGACCGTAGCCCACAAAATAGCCCGGCACGCCGTAGGGATTGTTGGTGTTGTATGCATATCCCTGTCCGGCATAGGCATCGTAGATGCTGTCGCCGTTGGCATCGGCATCCGGCAGAAAGGTATAATCCTGCCACCAACTACGCTCCTTCTCAGCGGCGGTATCAAGCACCCCTGTCTGGGTCTTGGCGCTGAAACGGTTGATCCCCAGGGAATATGAGGTCTTTGGCGAGATGTCCTGTTTGAATCTCAGACCCAGCATCCATTCTTTTTTCAATTGGGCATAGTAATTATCTAAATTATATTTAAAGTAAGTGCTGTATTTTGACTCCTGCTCCCTATTGGCAAACCAGGAGAGGCTGGCTTTGGCCTTCCATCGTTCGATCCTGTAATCCGTCCGGCCCTGCAGTTTGTAGGAATTCGATCCGCTGTGCGGCAGATAGGGCTGGTCCCATTCCTTCCAGCCGTACATCCGGCCATGGGCCAGGCGGTCCAGCTTCTCCAATTCCCACATCTGCTGTCCGCTGATATCCGATCCCCCGGCGGTATAAAGGCTGTCGTAATATCTGATGGTGTCGGCCCAGTCACCCACCCAACCGTAGGCGCCTCCGCTACCCGGAACGGTATCCCACTGAGAGTGGCTGTAATACAGGGTATCGGCCCAGATATAATCCTTGGAATGATCGGGAATAAACATCTTTTCCGGCATATTGTAGGCTATTAGGCCCTTATTATCCATAACCTCGGCATTGAATGA includes:
- the recO gene encoding DNA repair protein RecO, yielding MIERTEAIILKSQNWSETSRIVSAFTRQFGRMKFMAKGARKPRSRFGASFQPGGVSQIVFYRSRHSELHTVSETDVVWDPSALAEGGRMNPAAVALEMGYKLTALESPNLAFYKNLSGFLKALPSSGESHSELLGFFLAALNNLGHSPRLDSCVKCRRELKSGAPVFSVTEGGFLCPRCHAPEGECILLKPAQSAALYHWHSTGDLCDITRHDGKCLIETLTAFVNHHISGRTKLICVKYLD
- a CDS encoding peptidase M3A and M3B thimet/oligopeptidase F, with amino-acid sequence MSQIKKITAIGRKLEKLSAQYSRLEWVQYTTGYDFGSQKAYQKLVKVFKDQKNYQAILDHKAMALEPLDKRRTEILYKAFKPYHLSDEMNKLELEIQKLSTELSKVLNNHRSSLDGREIRSTEIAQILRSEPDREKRKRAYLARAQVNQPLFQAGFAELIGLRKEYARLYGAKNFVAYQLEQQELDVNMFDRWPEQIVKLLPAMKKIKAEYGEKFIGDSAVKPWDDAYISAQLAPELNHRVDMSACYDVVRDFFLNFGWDITLHNITYDIFPRRNKSEWGYNFPIQTAVDSRILANVENRYHEYGVLLHETGHALHSFLLKPREVLLNMGGSGIVSEGFANLFQDFLYEGSFFGQFFGDGREKAAENFANLKRWERATRIEAVPAILFDQALYRENITSIDDVHQLYWKIYRQILGEEPYAEEPLWGFWIHHTTHPIYLHNYFMGDLTCDMLREVFKKRHKTDDIMAQGKKFGKFLLDEVIKPSGTYTYPELYQRISGEEFSLKYLAE
- a CDS encoding TonB-dependent receptor, whose product is MRRVICSAVLLWSAILSLAAENANNLEGLVIDGATGRGLEKAKITIVGTTVESRTDINGYFILDSLRAGSYTLRAEKKGFEPVMVKEVLYYPERASILFLKLWPASPKKQIVESKPIGTDQPGIAAEQIQNMPEPGLGGVLRQAPGTVVYTGQVHLRGGDHDEIAYFVDGFDVSDRHFGNFSEHLPAGAMAGIDITGPGFPISIGQSMSGAVDIVTERASDDKGIKWTSDMIHGSVNSGYNRYETFWNSSVPKIPAMRFSFNAEVMDNKGLIAYNMPEKMFIPDHSKDYIWADTLYYSHSQWDTVPGSGGAYGWVGDWADTIRYYDSLYTAGGSDISGQQMWELEKLDRLAHGRMYGWKEWDQPYLPHSGSNSYKLQGRTDYRIERWKAKASLSWFANREQESKYSTYFKYNLDNYYAQLKKEWMLGLRFKQDISPKTSYSLGINRFSAKTQTGVLDTAAEKERSWWQDYTFLPDADANGDSIYDAYAGQGYAYNTNNPYGVPGYFVGYGLARLWRKTADSYNGLNFKMNHQLNERNNLEGGIDLKKYRIYLKENSLPWNAYPFKDHYDFDPANLAIYLQEKLELKDLVFTAGVRLDRFMPNAGKKADNFNLTDTASYIEARDTTMFSLRLGFLHKVSQSTSFRVNFGRYVQQPSWDYLYKQLSVNIARGNTLIGDPELSVPYTIAYEAGISRRFGRSSELDLSLYYKDVYNLIDTTYIQDTCTGLNYIGYKNNRQANIRGLELSYELEPLEKGFTLKGNYSLQVAKYTTSATIIANYYIYGGGTDPGCADFFLDPRYINECFLNWDQRHKFVLNMGWDFDHDFGPRILGTRPLADLSISLFNIAYSGFPYSILEKINTERMPWTFNTDLKMVKTIPLSKTKVSIELEILNLFNRRNATGVFPQTGLTDAYGTPLNYDDFAGKMVLDSLPGTTDAVGDTVWYPNPDYSKWRDLNGDGVIDDKELYLTYVAAYNDYVNDPYNSLRYPESSAYALPRRVRLTLGIMF